Genomic segment of Panicum virgatum strain AP13 chromosome 9N, P.virgatum_v5, whole genome shotgun sequence:
CCACCGCGTAATCTCGGAAGAACTCACCACTGACCTTTGAGAAAAGGAGCCTTAATTACATCCTCACCAGTGATGACGCCCACGGAGGCCTACGGCAGGCGAAGCTACCGCCGGTCTGGTCACTCCAACGGAAACGGCGGCAGCGGGTACTACGGCGTCGTCCCAACGTTCAAATCTCGTTTGGAGCTGCTTAATCACGGTCATTAGGGCCCCACTAATGCGAATtactcctttttttcttttctttttttcgttctcGCGACGATATTTCTCGGCTTCCAAGTCGCGCCTCCCCTCTCTATTTCCATTTGCTTTCCACCAAACGGGCCCTTTCCCCCTCCCCAtcatctccctcccctcctccccttcGGCCCTTTCCTTCCCACTCTGTTCTTGTTAATTGCGCTCGTCATCCCGTCAGTATCATTAGTCCCGccaacctcctcctcctcttcttacCTGTAAAGATTTTGTCTGTTCGTCCTTGGGATTTCTGATCCCGTTCGCAGTCCTGATTTTATTTTGCGTGTGAAAATctcgcctttgtggcaatctgCAGTAGTAGTGGGAAGGGAGGAGTTTGTGTAGAGTGTTctttccctctctttttttcgatCCGAAGCGGAGTTCTTGTAGTGGTTGCTTGCCACTAAAGAATCGCGCTTGGATTGCGTTCTccggctccgctccgctccaaTTCAATTTGTGTCGCCGGAGGCGGGATTCGGGCGAAAGGCACTGTTTTGTGCTTTCTTGGATTCCACGGCAAAGCCCGGCTGCGAGGTCGGCGTCCCTCTCCGTCGCGTTCCGCCGGTTGCCACGGGCCGGGCTCCGGGGATGGTGTCGCAGGCACCCATGGCCGGCGCCAACCTCACGGCGGCGCTGTGCAAGAAGAGCAACCGCGTCGCGCGGGTGCTCGCGTACGCGCTGCTGGAGTGGATCCTCATCGCGCTTCTCCTCGCCAACGGCGTCTTCTCCTACCTCATCTCCAGGTTCGCCGCCTTCTTCGGCCTCGCACCGCCGTGCGCGCTCTGCTCCCGCCTCGGCGTCGACAGCCTCTTCGAGCGCCACCCACACCGTGGCGTCGGAGGAGCCGGGGCCCGCGCCGAGGCCCTGCGACGCGTGCTGTGCGACGCGCACGCCGCCGAGCTGTCGCGCCTCGGCTACTGCAGCGCGCACCGCCGGCTCGCGGACGCCGGGGACATGTGCGAGGAttgcgccgcggcggcagcgcccggGAAGGCGCTGCTGTCGTGGATGGGCCGGAGCGAGCTCGGCGAGCGGGACCTCGCGTGCGCCTGCTGCGGCGTCGCGCTCGAGAGCGGCTTCTACTCGCCGCCGTTCTTGCTCCCAacgccggcggcgcgtggcTCAGATTGTGGCCacaaggaagaggaagagacaGCGATGCCAAATGGAGACGTGGTCTTTGTGTCCGAGGAAGGCCCTGTGATCGAGCTCTTCGATGAGAAACCGTTGCTGGGGGATGACTCGATCAATGTATTGGCTCAGGGTGCTGAGATTGTTGCCAATTTTGAGCGTCTGGTGCCTCTTGAATCCATTGACTCATTGGCTGTCGACATGGCTTCAGTGTCATCCCAATATTGTGGTGAGAGGAAGGAAGCGGTTGATCATGTAAGGCAGAACGATGCGGTCACGGAGAACAAGGCTAATGCCAATGAGGAGAAAATTGTGTTGACATCTGATGATGACAAGGGGGATGGTGTGGTTGATCGGCTGATTGATGAACAGATTGCTGATGTAGCCCTCGTGTCAGCTTGTATGGAAGGTACATTTGATGATGGGATAAATGCAGGCGAAACCATTGAGGGCTTTGGTGATCACCAGTGTAAGTCACTCCCTCTctgataaataacctttttggCAAGTCATTATCTTTTGGCATTCCAGTTTAACAATGATGTGTCTATGGGTGTGAATATCACCAGCTTTTGCAATTACTTCACTGCATATGTATTTATTGTGCTTGTGTTCATTGCCGCATTTATGTTTATTCTGCTAGCCACCTAAGTAATTAATTAGAATGTAGTTTTCTGCTCGGGTGTTTATTGAGCTTTGTTACTGTACTCCTTTAGTTATATTAGATTTTGCATAGTACTGGTATACCCACTGCACTTTTGCTGTCATATTTGATCTGGTGAATCTATAGTAGAACTGGAGAAAAAAGAAGTACTATAAGAAAGTTAAAAGGATGAAATGGACCTCTTAACAAAATAGAAGGCAGCACATGTCACTTACTGTCCTTGAAGTTGTTCGGTGCTgatgttttttcctttttcaagTTACTAAGCCATCTGCCTTGTTTTCAAAATATGAAATGCAGCTCCTGAGGATGACAGTGGATTGAAAGATAAGGATATGAAAATATCAATTGAGGATGAGATATCTGAAGATGATCAAGTTGAACAGGTTATTCCACAGCAGAAATTGTACACCATGCCAAGAAATCCCAGTGACCATGAATTTGTTGAGAAGTTAGACACAAGTGTTGAGGTGGAGCATTTTCAACAGGCTGAGTTGAAGCAAAAACTGAACTTGATGCCAATGGAAGCTTGTGTGCGTGTCTCGGCAACTCAGCCTGAGGAGACGGTTCAACAAGCAGAGGTGAATCAGGAGTTGGCTTCAATACCAATATATCCCAGGGAGCATTctggtgaagaacttgaaggagAGAAAACTGTACAGGCTGTGCTGGAACAAGAGTGGGACTCTGAGCCAGTTGATTCTAGGGAACATACTTTCATGACTTCATATGCTCATACTGATGATGAGCAGGCTGAGAGGAAGCAGAAAGTCACTTCTGTGAAGGAAGATGTACTGGACTATGCAGCAGACACTTTTAATGATGACACAAACACATGGAAAGGTAAGATGCTGAGATCTTAAGAATTCTTTTGTTTATTCCCACCAGTTTAATGCATTATGGTTATTTCTATTATGATTGtgtaaatttttaaattttttcttACATATTGAACAGGAGATATTGAAGAAGATCCAACTGAAGCTACTCTAACAAGCATACATCAAATATCTTATGAACCTTTGACAATCTTGGATAAGTTCGCTCACGATCATAGTGTCatagaagaagagagagagccTGAGACACCAACTCATATTGAAGGTATATGTGATTCGCAAGAATTGCTGGATTATAAAGCAGCTGTTTCTGATGGTAAATCCATTGCAAGTGTTGCTACTATCTCTACTGATCTGGAAAGCACTGAATTTGTGAGCGTTGATCAACTAAGATCTGCTTTGGCATCTGCACGCAAGTCATTGAACAGCCTATATGCTGAACTCGAAAATGAGAGGAATGCTGCTGCTATAGCTGCTGATGAAACCATGGCAATGATAAACCGCTTGCAAGAACAGAAAGCTGCGATGCAGATGGAGGCGATCCAGTACCAGCGTCTTATGGAGGAACAGTCGGAGTATGATCAAGAAGCATTGCAGAGACTGAATGAACTAGTtgtgaggagagagaaggagaagCAAGATCTGGAGAGAGAACTCGAGATGTATCGTCACAAGGTTCATCTCTATGAGGCAAAGGCAAGGAAAATGTCCAGACACAAGGCCGATGACCAGAATGGGTCATCGTCAGCTTCGTCAAGTGCTGAGGACAGTGATGACCTTTCGCAAAGTTTCTATGAAGGGGATGAATCTGCCCATGGTCTCAACGGAAGCAATGGGAGTAGCCCTACAGATGTTGTCCTGCACGAAACTGCCAGACATCTAGTTACCCTTGATGGCTCACTAGCTGATTTTGAGGAAGAGAGACTCTCCATACTAGAACAACTTAAAGTGCTAGAGGATAAACTTTTTGACCTCGATGATGAAGATTCTGATAACATGAAGACGGACAAGCATTTCTCAGAAGAAAACCATTTCAGCGGTGCCTCAAATGGTTTCTCTGATGATGATAGCTGCTTTAAACTTCATGACAAAAGAAAAAGCGTAACCTATAAAGGAAAGAAGCTCCTGCCACTGTTTGATGATGCTACTGTGGAAGCTAGAGACATCCTTCCAAATAAGCAAGTTGATGATGCAGATCAGTTGACAGAAGTCACATTGGATCTTGCTACAGAGCAAGATAAACTTGCAATCGCCAATGAAATTGATCAAGTCCATGAAAGGCTGCATGCTCTTGAAGCAGATAGGGAATATATAAAACAGTGTGTGAGGTCTTTGAAAAAGGGAGGCAAAGGGTTCGATCTTCTTCAGGAGATCTTACAGCATCTTCGAGACCTGAGAAGGATTGAGCAGCGTGCAAGGAACTCTGGAGAGCTTTCACCTCACTATTTACATCTTTACACAGATTAAAGGTAACATGCTATACTTAGTGTTGAATATTGATGGTCATCTGAATTTTCTTTTCAACATGGAGATGGTGATACAATCATTGATCTTTAGATTCTAAGAAAATTAGTTCATCGTTATTCCATTCCAGCATTCCTTACATGATGAATAAACAAAATTCTACTTTCTTAAAGTAGCTAGGCACCCCTCATGTCTTTTTGCGCAGTATTAAATTTTGCGCCAAACTTTTGTGCCTAACAATACCACATTCTATCCTGATTTGATTCTACCAGAACCTTAATTCTTGCTTGCTGGTTCCAGATCAGCTGCAGGCCCTGGTGCTCATGTCTGACCAATATAGCTCGAAAACGGAAAACATACAACAatgataagaaaaaaaaaggattgcCGACTAGCTAGTATTGCTGCTCACAGTCGGTTCATTCCTGGAGAGAAAGGAGCTCCTCCAGGAGATGCCATCACAGTCGGTTTGGCGACGCCATCCAGAAGGCAGATCATGGAGCAATTCTGCCTTCCAAGGTCCAGGGTTTTTGTGGACCACTTTGCACGTTCCCGCTTTGTTTTTGTCGGTTTATTAGTTATCCCCGGGTGGCTTCCAAGCTTTTGCCCAAGGGCAATAGGTTGGTTGGTGAGCTGCCCGGGGGCCCATGGGGTGTGTTTGTGGGTTGTGGCGGCAATCATGGCCTTGTGCAAGCTTTGGAATTCATTAGCCGAAAACATGCCGCTGCCAGCTTTGTTGCCAGGTATAGAGTGAGTATAAAAAGAGGTAGTCCCGGCGGGCTTCactagtttttgttttttttcttttcctgtaAATCTTCTAGCTGTATGTAATGCGCTTTCGGCTTTTGGAATGGTGAGGtgttgggtgtgtgtgtgtggagagCATGATTGCTGTTTGATGGGAGAGCATCGCTGTGCCggccctttcctttttcttcttttcttttcttctcttttattGTGGACATGCTACAAAACTAGTAGAGTCCTTTTGATGCAAGTGCTGCTTAGTTATTAAGCCCTGAAAGCAACCTGCGTCATACACTGATGCATGATTGGTTTAGCTGTCAAGGATCGTAAGGTGACCACTTGATCGCTGGCCAGAACGCCGATGCAGCTCACCAAACAGTCTGTTGGGTGTGGGGTGGACCTGCCCTACCATGTTCCGGTGCTGCTCGCCGATGCATGACATTGTTGGCCCTGTCCTTTGCAATACCTTCTCTGCTCCGGTACTGGTACTACTAGGTTGTCAGCTGTCAGCAACAGCTTCCccgtcgatcgatcgatctcctAGCTTTGGCTGGTCCGGGCAGTGCGGGAGCGAATCTGTCTGTCCGTAGCCGTGCAGCTTTGGCTGGGGGCGAGGTGAGGGAGGAGCCGAGGTGTGTTGGATTGGATGATTGCCGAGGCCGGAGGTCGTCGTGGCCTGCGATATGGCTGTCAATTGGTGATCTTAGGTACTTTAATTCtttaattttttagtttaaaattttatctatttttcaaaatcagattttatttcaaaaaattagtataaaattttaaattaaaaagagTTGAATGTGCACCTAAAAATCATCAATTAACACCCCTAGACTGCGAGATGCGTCGCATCCAGTGAAATGATTAAGTGAATTGAGGCTGTGATTCTGTGAAGGCACAAGGGTGGTGCTTGCTTTATTTCTAAGCATGGATCGGGCAGAGGGGGTGACAGGTCGCCGGTGATTGTTCCTGCCTCCTGCTAGAGGGTTGTAGATGCATGTGGTGTGTGGGAAGGCAAGTAACACCTGCGGTTAAACAGAGCTCCGTGCTTACTCGTCAGTTTCAGAGGAGATCATGGGATTGTCCTTGGAGTTGGTAGATTGGTATACTGGTTTTCCTAAGAAACTGGCTGCTAGATATATGGTTAACTTTCTTTGCAATCTCGACCCAAACCTTATCTCTGCTTCTCTTTCTCTCAGACTTGTCAGCTGTTTATAGAGGAATTTGACCCAGTGACACGATCTAGcatcatactccctccgttggCTGCTGTGGCGACAACGGGATAGACCCGCCGACAAAATCAGGCCCatatcttctttttcttttggaagGAATCGGGCCCATATCTTCTAGTACaccgagtttttttttatttttttattttttcaaaatcgtttttacagaaatatattttcggtttcacaatttacaggttcttgcttgggaaaaaaatgctatgttgttgttgttgtcacAATTTACAGGTTTATACCCTTACTGCACGGCAAGGGGGtggcagggggcctaccgcccagcaggggggcggcaggctccccccaatataaaagccgaggtccccccacacctgcatttgcagcaaacaacatccatagagggaaaaaggagagacgtggggtgagggagggagttgcaacagcgaagccctgccggattctgCACTTGTGATATGCAGGTAAGTTAcgtatgaatccattaatattgtaaagtaatttaatttaattaatgctatagtattaaaatttcaATTCAGTATTAAAAATTAAGTTTATTACAAACTTATTTCTAAATgaattataaattaaaatagaattaagttttggatagtgaaatatagtattaaatttgtttctaaatattgcagcataaggcaatggctgccaccaattttggaggattttcatggaccgaagaaaaatctagtataatacttgagatcatgacacatcttataatcagtaagaagttggatgtattagcggatggtacgatagagatggtgttgtcaaaattagttcagtttaaaaattttacattgtttcgaggtattataacgcaagatgtaaaggaacacctgctagaacgtcggaagatatacatgagggtgtgtgaactagcgaatcatcctaatgttattggattcttacaaagtacttgtaagatatggatgcggtcagatgtgtatgagatgcacattaaggtaactcttattcagttctaatcccaTCCGTTATTTGTAATTcatatttacgaaatagtaaatttattgtgtaattatatgctaggattaccccgaggacacggagttgattaacaaatcgataccaaattttcgtaaattggtatgtatcttcggtggagttatgccgcaaactagacgaaggaggtggaaaaGATCTTCCGGTGATAGTTCTTGGcctccgcaagaacagatgaccggagattcgtcaagtcatgctgcaccacctcaagcaccaacttgtgttaactgggatgacgatatggatgacttcatgcccctaaatcatggcctccaacacataaTGTTCCCCCCCTGTACACGAACctagaaccagaaaagagagaaagggaaaggcaagagtttcgtcaagtaatgctgcatcacctcaagcaccaacttgtgttaactgggatgacgatatggatgacttcatgcccccaaaaccatggcctccaacacatgatgtttgtCCCCCTATACATGAATCTAcaaccagaaaagagagaaagggaaagtcgagaggttcgtcaagtcatgctacaccacctgcagcaccaccatctgtcaactgggatgatgacttagataatttcatgacatgatctataacatatgatgttcatcggttttagATTGTGATGTAAATTGTGACGGGACGGCAGACCTCATgtacctttaattgcaatacttatatgtttgctatgtttgattgcaatgattatatttatttatgaatcTTGAACCTCATGTGGATCTATGATACAATACCACATAAGATACAATGAACAAAATATAAATAGAACGTTAAACAAAATaccacataacatattacattgaaggtttcattcgtTACAACTAAATTCGAGAGAAATACGCACTgccaactaattaaacaagacaTCTAGACATagtatatacatgtatataattagtttcgtacacacaaatacattgcaagctgttacgtgtacaactagatgcggcgaattcttgtaggtggagccgatccatccgtcggattcccggaaggtccagcctcggcagcagtagtgggtactgaaagctgtgggcaattcttgtaagtgtgaccgtctgctccacacaagttgcaacgttttttcttctttccaacctcggactcgtccattccgttctgcatacgacgtgtctgccgtcggcctatgccccTCTTCATAGCTGGATCTGGGATGAGCATTGGATGtgaatttttttgaatgaatGGTCCTAGAATATcgatgccgtatatctcatgacaccaagtctgtgcaGCGGCTTCCTTTGTGAAATAGTGAGAAACATACgacgcagcatctaacccagatacagaacaagccgcgatgacatgggagcatggtaagtgatgcacctttggcttctggcatctgcagaacaccctcccgtcaatggttatGAAAACTTCTTGAactaccctttgtctgcggacaccctgtccggtcttgtccctgcatgatacctcaaacctttgctcttttgtgcccatcgatataactgagtgaaatcgagtcttttccatctttttttccatgtactcattgacccttccGCAAAAACACACTCCTGGATCATGAAGTAAGGAAGCGGCGGATGCGTATCGCTCCATAAAATACCTAACACAttcatacatgatgaactcaacaatgccaacaagaggaaatccacgaacacgacgcattaccatattgtaacactcagcatggttggtcgtctcgatcccGTAACGCctcccatctgtgtcatacataagtgaccacttctctttaggtgcaccatcaatccactgtgtAAATGGTTTGGCACCTCGAACTAATAaatctgtagaacgtctcctgttggatgatgaggcctgactcttaagcaattcggcgctcatgtcatcaattataccccacaaagcatcgaacttcctctgctgattctgagtgcacaatcgcttgaacaaattcattagatccttattcttgaaccgctcataaaagttagcagccatatgcctcacacaccacctacTGACAACATCTGACCATATATGAGGTGAAAATGGACTATCTTTTTGGAGTtgccttatagctgcaagtagacatgcatgcctatcactgataaaggcaaacattaggccttccagcaacaacgtgattcttcagacgttcaagaaaccagtaccagctttctgtgttctcattctcaacaaaggcaaagacgatgggaactatctgcttgttgcaatcaattccgatcgccgtcaatattgttcccttatatttccctgtcaaaaaagtgccgtcaatacacagaaTAAGAAGGGAGTAAATGAaggccctcacacatgcaccaatgcagaagaaagctcgcagcaAAATGCTTGGCTcccctgacaagctcggtacactgtatgtatcaaaagcacttccaggatttctgtgcacaattgcttcaagcatactagataggttgtcatatgaagcctcataagtgccaaaccgcatctcaaacactttttgtttagcccgccaagcctttgcatagctgatcacatactggaaattctgttcaatgtccctaattatcaatgcaggctcgtaatccattttgtcaagaatcaccccatacatcttttTGGCCACGAAAGTATATGTGATATTACGgtgatgtcccacaacacctgtcaatctacaagtatgtggtgtaacaattgaacattcccagtgtgttTTGAACTTCTCCTTGTaggcatgcactcgccatgtacagtctttatctgcacacctcacatcgtattctttgctgctagacttcaacactctgaattccttcctcagagatatAACCCAGAccttcacagcatccttcacatcttcaatggtacgatactttgccccttatatgacctcattcactctgtattcaaactccggacatctaatatcttgtaccactggattcccaaaaccctcttcacgccattcacctagcactgggaagcgctcatcatccgatgagtccccacattgctccattatttgtgcatcatggtcttctttctccatgtcctccacaattttaggtatccgctcgccttcatctgctaaaccttgtgaTTCTGGTTCTGGTTTTGTAGCTTGcacgttctcttcttctttatcctcttccaactcTTCATTCCAGTcatatgttgtgtgtgttgatccttcacctaaatcaccgaccttctggtgaatctgaattaccatcGCGAGAGGCCACCCTCTTTgaagagctgcgtgcatgtaatgattccattcttccgtactacttataagcgtcaactcccagaaatcctcaTCTACTTATAagcgtcaactcccagaaatcctcaTTTGTTTCCCAGGAAGTCACGGTATGAATCGTAagcaaatgagtctttggattcacattgaacttcccgtgaagccatttgcgtatggaaccaaaactcctctctaggggtttatctagactgcactgtcttcgttccaatgctgatagatttactccataggaatcacgagtaattctatagaaatcaccgtaatgaacttgaaacgccaccttactcgacatatctgaccatccaaagacttaattttaattaaaccaATTTCTAAAACCATGGTACGGCTTCAATTATAACTACTAATCCGAATCCTAAGCGG
This window contains:
- the LOC120687839 gene encoding myosin-binding protein 2-like encodes the protein MVSQAPMAGANLTAALCKKSNRVARVLAYALLEWILIALLLANGVFSYLISRFAAFFGLAPPCALCSRLGVDSLFERHPHRGVGGAGARAEALRRVLCDAHAAELSRLGYCSAHRRLADAGDMCEDCAAAAAPGKALLSWMGRSELGERDLACACCGVALESGFYSPPFLLPTPAARGSDCGHKEEEETAMPNGDVVFVSEEGPVIELFDEKPLLGDDSINVLAQGAEIVANFERLVPLESIDSLAVDMASVSSQYCGERKEAVDHVRQNDAVTENKANANEEKIVLTSDDDKGDGVVDRLIDEQIADVALVSACMEGTFDDGINAGETIEGFGDHQSPEDDSGLKDKDMKISIEDEISEDDQVEQVIPQQKLYTMPRNPSDHEFVEKLDTSVEVEHFQQAELKQKLNLMPMEACVRVSATQPEETVQQAEVNQELASIPIYPREHSGEELEGEKTVQAVLEQEWDSEPVDSREHTFMTSYAHTDDEQAERKQKVTSVKEDVLDYAADTFNDDTNTWKGDIEEDPTEATLTSIHQISYEPLTILDKFAHDHSVIEEEREPETPTHIEGICDSQELLDYKAAVSDGKSIASVATISTDLESTEFVSVDQLRSALASARKSLNSLYAELENERNAAAIAADETMAMINRLQEQKAAMQMEAIQYQRLMEEQSEYDQEALQRLNELVVRREKEKQDLERELEMYRHKVHLYEAKARKMSRHKADDQNGSSSASSSAEDSDDLSQSFYEGDESAHGLNGSNGSSPTDVVLHETARHLVTLDGSLADFEEERLSILEQLKVLEDKLFDLDDEDSDNMKTDKHFSEENHFSGASNGFSDDDSCFKLHDKRKSVTYKGKKLLPLFDDATVEARDILPNKQVDDADQLTEVTLDLATEQDKLAIANEIDQVHERLHALEADREYIKQCVRSLKKGGKGFDLLQEILQHLRDLRRIEQRARNSGELSPHYLHLYTD